One segment of Niabella beijingensis DNA contains the following:
- the metE gene encoding 5-methyltetrahydropteroyltriglutamate--homocysteine S-methyltransferase, which translates to MQTHNLGYPRIGSNRELKKACELYWAGTINAAQLELTAKKIREGNWLLQQEAGMDLLPANDFSFYDQVLDTCLMTGAIPDRYHPLIEKEHINPLDLLFAMARGYQKNGYDLTAMEMTKWFDTNYHYIVPEFKRDQKFTAFSNKVIDQFNEAKKAGFKSKPVLLGPVSFLLLGKEKEPGFERIGLLKNLLPVYFEVLEKLDHSGAYYVQMDEPCLALNLGEKAQQALQTAYTAIFRRFPNLRIILANYFDCFGDNLKTVVSLPVHTLHLDLVRCPSQLDDILDKPEFINGRTLLSLGVVDGRNIWKNDFTRSLALIRKATDKIGAGRIWIAPSCSLLHVPCDLDLETNEKSLPAEIRQWMAFARQKLVEVAALREITLHPETAASKKLLRENAACIEARNSSPLIHNPLVKTRVAAITPADAKRNSPFFARKEKQQQELGLPLFPTTTIGSFPQTKEVRAWRAQWKKQLLSDADYYQLLKEATGNSIKWQEETGLDVLVHGEFERNDMVEYFGEQLAGFAFTKNGWVQSYGSRCVKPPVIYGDVYRPNFMTVAWSTYAQSLTSRPVKGMLTGPVTILQWSFVRNDQPRSVTCNQIALAIRDEVTDLEKAGIKIIQIDEPAIREGLPLRKEQQQEYLDWAVTAFRIAASGVQDKTQIHTHMCYSEFNDIINDIAAMDADVITIETSRSQMELLDVFASFEYPNDIGPGVYDIHSPRVPSKEEMVALMEKALTYIPAERLWVNPDCGLKTRDWEETRQALTAMIQAAKALRKNIIAPVPE; encoded by the coding sequence ATGCAAACGCACAACCTCGGCTACCCGCGTATTGGTAGCAACCGGGAATTGAAAAAAGCCTGTGAGCTGTACTGGGCCGGCACCATTAACGCCGCACAGCTGGAGCTGACAGCAAAAAAGATCAGGGAAGGCAACTGGCTGTTGCAACAAGAGGCCGGTATGGACCTGCTGCCGGCAAATGATTTTTCGTTTTACGACCAGGTGCTGGACACCTGCCTGATGACCGGTGCGATACCGGACCGGTATCACCCGCTGATCGAAAAAGAGCACATCAATCCGCTTGACCTCCTCTTTGCCATGGCAAGAGGCTATCAGAAAAACGGATATGATCTTACAGCAATGGAAATGACCAAATGGTTTGATACCAACTACCATTACATCGTTCCGGAATTTAAAAGAGACCAGAAATTTACTGCGTTCAGCAATAAGGTCATTGATCAGTTCAATGAAGCTAAAAAAGCGGGGTTCAAAAGCAAGCCGGTATTGCTCGGTCCGGTTTCCTTCCTGCTGCTGGGAAAAGAAAAAGAACCCGGCTTTGAACGTATTGGCCTGCTGAAAAACCTGCTGCCCGTTTATTTTGAAGTGCTTGAAAAGCTGGACCACAGCGGTGCGTATTATGTTCAGATGGATGAGCCCTGCCTTGCACTCAACCTCGGCGAAAAGGCACAACAGGCACTGCAAACCGCTTATACAGCTATTTTCCGGCGGTTTCCCAATCTCCGCATTATTCTCGCCAATTATTTTGATTGTTTCGGAGACAATCTGAAAACCGTTGTTTCACTGCCGGTTCATACATTGCACCTCGACCTGGTGCGTTGTCCGTCACAGCTGGATGACATCCTTGATAAACCGGAGTTCATCAATGGAAGAACCCTGCTCTCGCTAGGGGTTGTGGATGGAAGGAATATCTGGAAGAATGACTTTACACGATCCCTTGCACTGATCAGAAAGGCGACCGATAAGATCGGCGCCGGGCGTATCTGGATCGCCCCTTCCTGCTCCCTGCTTCATGTACCCTGCGACCTGGACCTGGAAACCAATGAAAAAAGCCTTCCTGCGGAGATCAGGCAGTGGATGGCCTTTGCCCGGCAAAAGCTGGTGGAAGTAGCTGCATTAAGGGAGATTACCCTGCACCCCGAAACCGCCGCTTCAAAAAAACTGCTCCGTGAAAATGCTGCCTGTATTGAAGCGCGCAATAGTTCCCCCCTGATCCATAACCCGCTGGTAAAAACCCGTGTAGCGGCCATAACACCCGCTGATGCCAAAAGGAACAGCCCGTTTTTTGCCCGGAAAGAGAAACAGCAACAGGAGCTGGGGCTTCCGCTTTTCCCTACTACCACTATCGGATCTTTTCCTCAAACAAAAGAAGTACGCGCCTGGCGGGCCCAATGGAAAAAGCAACTGCTTTCGGATGCCGATTATTATCAACTGCTGAAAGAAGCAACCGGCAACTCCATTAAATGGCAGGAGGAGACAGGGCTGGATGTACTGGTACACGGGGAGTTTGAACGCAATGATATGGTGGAATATTTTGGGGAGCAGCTGGCAGGTTTTGCTTTTACCAAAAACGGATGGGTGCAGAGCTATGGCAGCCGCTGTGTAAAACCTCCCGTGATCTATGGCGATGTATACCGCCCCAACTTCATGACGGTAGCATGGAGTACTTACGCACAATCATTAACATCCAGGCCGGTTAAGGGAATGCTTACGGGTCCTGTAACCATTTTGCAATGGAGCTTTGTACGGAACGATCAGCCCCGCAGTGTTACCTGCAACCAGATAGCACTGGCCATTCGTGATGAAGTGACCGATCTGGAAAAAGCGGGTATAAAAATCATCCAGATCGACGAACCGGCAATCCGGGAAGGCTTACCTTTAAGAAAGGAACAGCAGCAGGAGTACCTGGATTGGGCGGTCACCGCCTTCCGCATCGCAGCCTCCGGTGTTCAGGACAAAACGCAGATCCACACGCATATGTGTTATTCGGAATTCAATGACATCATTAATGATATTGCAGCAATGGATGCTGATGTGATCACCATAGAGACCTCCCGTTCCCAGATGGAGCTGCTGGACGTCTTTGCTTCATTTGAGTACCCGAATGATATCGGACCCGGCGTATATGATATCCACTCCCCCCGTGTTCCGTCAAAAGAAGAAATGGTCGCATTGATGGAAAAGGCACTGACCTATATCCCGGCAGAACGCCTGTGGGTAAACCCCGACTGTGGTTTAAAAACCCGGGACTGGGAAGAGACCCGACAGGCGTTGACGGCGATGATACAGGCAGCAAAAGCATTGCGTAAAAACATAATCGCCCCTGTACCGGAATAG
- a CDS encoding cysteine-rich CWC family protein: MCKHEDKYCPRCKQPFECKVGSILLCQCSTVSLNDEERDFINQQYEDCLCASCLKELRAVYHKQKFQRKLKGILGVFYKDSSGS, from the coding sequence ATGTGCAAACATGAAGATAAATACTGCCCGCGTTGTAAGCAACCCTTTGAATGCAAAGTGGGCAGTATCCTTCTTTGTCAGTGCAGCACAGTGTCCCTGAATGACGAGGAACGGGATTTTATCAATCAACAATATGAAGATTGCCTTTGTGCATCCTGTCTGAAAGAGCTCAGGGCCGTCTATCATAAGCAAAAATTCCAGCGCAAGCTCAAAGGCATTCTGGGCGTCTTTTATAAGGATTCGTCCGGCTCCTGA
- a CDS encoding acyl-CoA thioesterase has product MHTQDRIAAAATRIFKAVFPNTTNHYDTLFGGMAMQLMDEVAFITATRYSRLRMVTVSSDRIDFKHPIPSGTIIELDGNIIHIGNTSMKVQVDIYVEQMYSTQREKAVSGVFSFVAVDENKKPVIIT; this is encoded by the coding sequence ATGCATACTCAAGACCGGATCGCCGCGGCAGCGACCCGTATATTTAAAGCTGTTTTTCCCAACACCACTAATCATTATGATACCCTGTTTGGTGGCATGGCCATGCAGCTGATGGATGAAGTGGCTTTTATCACCGCCACCCGGTACAGCCGGCTGCGGATGGTAACGGTAAGCAGCGACCGTATCGACTTCAAACACCCGATCCCTTCCGGAACGATCATTGAACTGGATGGCAATATCATTCATATCGGCAACACCAGTATGAAGGTACAGGTGGATATTTACGTGGAGCAGATGTACAGCACACAAAGGGAAAAGGCCGTCAGCGGCGTCTTTTCTTTTGTGGCAGTGGATGAAAACAAAAAACCGGTTATCATAACCTGA
- a CDS encoding DUF5074 domain-containing protein yields the protein MYKKLLLQQLLLLLTLGFLLGGCTKDDDYFREPPIVDPVEEAGPYSNGFFIITEGSYGQTAGTVNFYAYGADTIVTRAYEKANPGKITANASLASTLQFATLYNQKLYLASKMNGPIIRLDASTLKEEARYNQESSNWRGLIGVKEDQGLVSAADGVYSINLNTLGVQYKLTSVSAVNTGDMLKEGNYVYLLQSNGAKIIDAANYSFVKGFTNINRGFARTPNGKVWASTGTRLISIDKNLDTTGITLPVSIGSFGLDAPTRLTASTKEDAVFYHSGAAIYKYVEGNAASLNQPFITISESPFMVYGAVRYDRNKDYLVVNGIKGYGGLAGANFLLIYNASTGALVKKITYGNDGSVVDFNHIYFPELAVFY from the coding sequence ATGTACAAAAAATTACTGCTGCAGCAATTACTACTGTTATTGACCCTTGGCTTCCTTTTGGGAGGCTGTACAAAAGATGATGACTATTTCCGGGAACCTCCCATTGTCGACCCCGTGGAAGAAGCTGGTCCTTATTCGAATGGATTTTTTATTATAACAGAAGGTTCTTACGGACAAACGGCAGGGACCGTTAATTTTTATGCCTATGGGGCCGATACCATTGTTACCCGGGCCTATGAAAAAGCAAACCCTGGCAAGATCACTGCAAATGCTTCTTTAGCCAGTACCCTGCAATTTGCCACACTCTACAATCAGAAGCTGTACCTGGCCAGCAAAATGAACGGACCCATTATCAGGCTGGATGCATCCACCCTTAAAGAAGAAGCCCGTTATAACCAGGAATCCAGCAACTGGAGAGGCCTGATCGGAGTAAAAGAGGATCAGGGACTGGTAAGCGCTGCGGATGGCGTCTATTCCATTAACCTGAATACGCTGGGAGTACAATATAAACTGACATCTGTTTCCGCTGTTAATACGGGCGACATGTTAAAAGAAGGAAATTATGTGTACCTGCTGCAAAGCAACGGTGCAAAAATAATTGATGCAGCGAATTACTCTTTTGTAAAGGGATTCACAAATATCAACCGGGGTTTTGCCCGGACACCGAATGGGAAAGTGTGGGCTTCTACCGGTACCCGTCTGATCTCCATTGACAAAAATCTGGATACAACAGGTATTACGTTGCCGGTTAGTATTGGCTCTTTCGGATTGGATGCGCCTACCCGCCTGACGGCCTCTACAAAAGAGGATGCAGTCTTTTATCATTCCGGTGCGGCTATTTATAAGTATGTAGAGGGTAATGCCGCTTCGCTCAACCAGCCATTTATTACCATCAGCGAATCGCCGTTTATGGTATACGGTGCCGTTCGGTATGACCGGAATAAAGACTACCTCGTTGTAAACGGTATTAAGGGATATGGAGGACTGGCCGGAGCGAATTTCCTTTTAATCTATAATGCTTCAACAGGAGCCCTGGTAAAGAAAATTACTTATGGAAATGATGGCTCCGTGGTGGATTTTAACCATATTTACTTCCCGGAACTTGCGGTCTTTTATTAG
- a CDS encoding YncE family protein translates to MKQKQWLPLCIVLACLLLSGACRKEHDRTPPPQIAEADTTSTGFYLLNEGGWGYNNATLDYFDTHNGVYEREVFTKANPDAVLGLGDTGNDIGVYGSKLYVVMNWSKKIEILDARTARRIKVLTDQTHKAIENARYITFANGFAYLSSYTTSEKGMVLEIDTATLSITRTVEVGRQPDELAVVGNKLYVANSGGYSPANLEHTVSVVDLSAFKVIKAITVAPNLRRLKIDSNGFLYICPWGTTDKLYVVNTQTDQLSDPIPVMVEDFIIVRDTAYIYGTDYGGGQHAYTRVDLKSKRVIPGSFITDGTKITIPYGIAVDPNNGSIYIADARNYSEAGDLYCFNANGTLRNTIQKTGIIPGHIAFYSRNGSSAR, encoded by the coding sequence ATGAAACAAAAACAATGGCTGCCCCTTTGCATCGTTCTTGCTTGTTTACTGCTTTCAGGCGCATGCAGAAAGGAGCATGACCGGACACCTCCTCCACAGATAGCGGAGGCCGATACCACCAGCACGGGTTTCTATTTATTAAATGAGGGTGGTTGGGGTTATAATAATGCAACACTGGATTATTTTGATACCCACAATGGGGTATACGAGCGGGAGGTGTTCACAAAAGCAAACCCCGACGCGGTTTTGGGACTGGGGGATACTGGAAACGACATTGGTGTATATGGCAGCAAATTATACGTGGTGATGAACTGGTCGAAAAAAATAGAAATACTCGATGCCCGTACCGCCCGGAGAATAAAGGTGCTGACCGATCAGACACATAAGGCCATAGAAAATGCACGCTATATAACATTTGCCAATGGTTTCGCCTATCTCAGCTCTTATACCACTTCCGAAAAAGGAATGGTGCTGGAAATAGATACGGCTACACTCAGCATTACAAGAACGGTGGAAGTAGGCCGGCAGCCGGATGAGCTGGCGGTAGTGGGTAATAAATTATATGTTGCCAACAGCGGAGGCTACAGTCCGGCCAATTTGGAGCATACGGTTTCTGTAGTTGATCTGTCTGCTTTTAAAGTGATCAAAGCCATAACGGTTGCTCCTAATTTAAGACGGCTAAAAATAGACAGTAACGGATTTTTATATATCTGCCCCTGGGGTACCACCGATAAGTTGTATGTGGTAAATACCCAAACCGATCAGCTAAGCGACCCCATTCCTGTAATGGTGGAGGATTTTATCATTGTACGGGATACGGCATATATATATGGAACCGATTATGGCGGAGGGCAACATGCGTATACACGGGTGGATCTTAAAAGCAAAAGAGTAATTCCCGGATCTTTTATTACAGATGGTACAAAAATCACCATACCCTATGGTATTGCCGTGGATCCGAACAACGGCAGTATATACATAGCGGACGCCAGAAATTACAGTGAAGCGGGCGACCTGTATTGTTTTAACGCCAATGGAACATTACGCAATACCATTCAAAAAACGGGGATCATTCCCGGCCATATCGCCTTTTATAGCCGGAACGGATCATCTGCTCGTTGA